Proteins encoded by one window of Pempheris klunzingeri isolate RE-2024b chromosome 14, fPemKlu1.hap1, whole genome shotgun sequence:
- the snx12 gene encoding sorting nexin-12 isoform X2, producing MSEPSVADTRRLNSKPQDLTDAYGPPSNFLEIDVYDPQIVGVGRNRYTTYEVRMRTNLPIFKLKDSCVRRRYSDFEWLKNELERDSKIVVPPLPGKALKRQLPFRGDEGLFEESFIEERRSGLEQFINRIAGHPLAQNERCLHMFLQEESIDRNYIPGKTIQTAAPAPCTFISTSRHYKAGGNVRTDKYQRCRKNTTIAPGQN from the exons ATGTCAGAGCCGTCGGTGGCCGACACTCGCCGGTTGAATTCCAAGCCCCAGGACCTGACGGATGCCTACGGCCCCCCCAGCAATTTCCTGGAAATAGACGTTTATGACCCACAAATCGTCGGAGTTGGACGGAACCGATACACTACGTACGAAGTTCGCATGCGG aCAAATCTTCCTATTTTCAAACTGAAGGATTCCTGTGTGAGAAGAAGATACAGTGACTTTGAGTGGTTAAAGAATGAGCTGGAAAGAGACAGTAAG ATTGTAGTACCCCCTCTGCCAGGCAAAGCCCTGAAGAGACAGTTGCCATTCCGCGGAGATGAGGGCCTTTTTGAGGAGTCCTTCATTGAGGAGCGGCGATCGGGCCTGGAGCAGTTCATCAACAG AATTGCAGGTCACCCCTTGGCCCAGAACGAGCGCTGTCTTCACATGTTTCTGCAAGAGGAAAGCATTGACCGTAACTACATTCCTGGAAAA ACAATACAGACTGCTGCACCTGCCCCATGTACATTTATTTCTACATCACGTCATTACAAAGCTGGTGGAAATGTCAGAACTGATAAGTATCAACGCTGTAGGAAAAACACAACTATCGCTCCTGGACAAAACTAA
- the snx12 gene encoding sorting nexin-12 isoform X1, whose translation MSEPSVADTRRLNSKPQDLTDAYGPPSNFLEIDVYDPQIVGVGRNRYTTYEVRMRTNLPIFKLKDSCVRRRYSDFEWLKNELERDSKIVVPPLPGKALKRQLPFRGDEGLFEESFIEERRSGLEQFINRIAGHPLAQNERCLHMFLQEESIDRNYIPGKVRH comes from the exons ATGTCAGAGCCGTCGGTGGCCGACACTCGCCGGTTGAATTCCAAGCCCCAGGACCTGACGGATGCCTACGGCCCCCCCAGCAATTTCCTGGAAATAGACGTTTATGACCCACAAATCGTCGGAGTTGGACGGAACCGATACACTACGTACGAAGTTCGCATGCGG aCAAATCTTCCTATTTTCAAACTGAAGGATTCCTGTGTGAGAAGAAGATACAGTGACTTTGAGTGGTTAAAGAATGAGCTGGAAAGAGACAGTAAG ATTGTAGTACCCCCTCTGCCAGGCAAAGCCCTGAAGAGACAGTTGCCATTCCGCGGAGATGAGGGCCTTTTTGAGGAGTCCTTCATTGAGGAGCGGCGATCGGGCCTGGAGCAGTTCATCAACAG AATTGCAGGTCACCCCTTGGCCCAGAACGAGCGCTGTCTTCACATGTTTCTGCAAGAGGAAAGCATTGACCGTAACTACATTCCTGGAAAAGTACGACACTAG
- the LOC139213311 gene encoding cytokine receptor common subunit gamma-like isoform X2: protein MDLKYVRCSWNMLGTPEVNYTFYSWSNNNRNISECTHYLSEKNINTGCDHFYDPSQKTFHFMQFHTKLVYGNNTDVKDHNLKMKVKLNPPINLTVQKGSDGNLWYYWNQTASKCVESDVRFNVNNNNKWGTSKVSTGKQSFCINLPSSSSQYVLQVRSKMAYSCGDSLFWSNWSEPVVWGSNNSTDTSQMNGSVSVWTLVLYVLGATTLILLAMMLLYHERIRIVLIPVVPKPFRDNIEDLKDQLSKGLKESYKANYNERACPVREYCHVSQSDSESCDSSTFSVTTDQTNCSVSIPVDESCPSTPCNSSISSVVVSSQEVEQVSV, encoded by the exons ATGGATCTGAAATATGTTCGCTGTTCTTGGAATATGCTGGGGACTCCAGAGGTCAACTACACCTTCTACAGCTG GTCcaacaataacagaaatatCAGTGAGTGCACCCACTATCTGTCAGAGAAGAACATAAACACTGGATGTGACCACTTCTACGACCCCTCACAGAAGACGTTCCACTTCATGCAATTTCACACCAAGCTGGTGTATGGCAACAACACTGATGTGAAAGACCATAATCTTAAAATGAAAG TCAAGTTAAATCCACCAATCAACCTGACAGTCCAGAAAGGATCTGACGGTAATCTGTGGTACTACTGGAACCAGACTGCCTCAAAATGTGTGGAGAGTGACGTTCGCTTcaatgtcaacaacaacaacaagtgGGGA ACTTCTAAGGTCAGTACTGGGAAGCAGAGTTTCTGCATCAACTTGCCCTCCAGCAGTTCCCAGTATGTGCTGCAAGTGCGGAGCAAAATGGCGTACTCCTGTGGAGACTCTTTGTTTTGGAGTAACTGGAGTGAGCCTGTGGTCTGGGGGTCCAACAACAGCACAG ACACTTCTCAGATGAATGgttcagtgtctgtgtggaCACTAGTGCTGTATGTGCTGGGTGCTACAACCCTCATCCTACTGGCCATGATGTTGCTGTACCATGAAAG GATTAGGATCGTCCTCATCCCCGTGGTTCCCAAGCCCTTCCGTGACAACATTGAG GATTTAAAGGATCAACTCTCCAAAGGCCTGAAAGAAAGTTACAAAGCTAACTACAACGAACGCGCCTGTCCCGTCCGGGAGTACTGCCACGTCTCCCAGTCCGACAGCGAGAGCTGTGACAGCTCCACCTTCTCTGTTACCACCGACCAAACCAACTGCTCCGTCTCCATCCCTGTGGACGAGTCATGCCCATCCACCCCCTGCAACTCCTCCATCTCCTCGGTTGTAGTCTCTTCCCAAGAGGTGGAGCAGGTTTCTGTTTAA
- the slc7a3a gene encoding solute carrier family 7, member 3, translating to MASKLSNFGKTLLRRRTLNCSSEESQFARCLSTLDLIALGVGSTLGAGVYVLAGEVAREKAGPAIVLCFLIAALSSMLAGLCYAEFGARVPKTGSAYLYSYVTVGEIWAFITGWNLILSYVIGTASVARAWSSTFDSLVEQKISGFFKASMAMKVPGGVLAGYPDLFALILILLLTGLLAFGVSESALVNKIFTGINLVVLGFVIISGFVKGNTANWKLTKDDYLSYINQTNRSGVSKIDEEFGVGGFAPFGLTGVLSGAATCFYAFVGFDCIATTSEEAKNPMRSIPVGIVASLLICFFAYFGVSAALTLMMPYYQLNTNSPLPEAFSYVDWAPARYIVAVGSLCALSTSLLGSMFPMPRVIYAMAEDGLLFRILSRMNTRTKTPLLATIASGIVASLMAFLFDLAALVDLMSIGTLLAYSLVAICVLILRYQPGSLSSSSQTEKLVELVEGEKVAVSGGDSGDEYGMETEDRPLRETFTAKLLFCPSGKIPTKISGNIVYTTTAIISVLITVLCIILANCLSQLLDGQSAVIVPCVILTLLCGVCVIIIVRQPESKEALTFKVPLLPWLPLFSVFVNIYLMMQLDRSTWCRFAVWMIIGFLIYFCYGIRNSSEAANRSSPRRYEPALQTKSPIYKGAPDDSDVEAGSSP from the exons ATGGCCAGCAAGCTGTCCAACTTTGGCAAAACCCTGCTGCGTCGCCGGACGTTAAACTGCTCTAGTGAGGAGTCCCAGTTTGCCCGCTGCTTGTCCACCCTGGACCTCATTGCCTTGGGGGTGGGATCCACACTCGGCGCCGGTGTCTACGTCCTCGCTGGCGAGGTCGCCCGAGAAAAGGCGGGGCCCGCCATTGTCCTCTGCTTCCTCATCGCTGCTCTGTCCTCCATGTTGGCTGGCCTGTGCTACGCCGAGTTTGGGGCCCGTGTCCCCAAAACAGGCTCCGCATACCTTTACAGCTACGTGACAGTTGGAGAAATCTGGGCCTTCATCACTGGGTGGAACCTCATCCTCTCCTATGTGATAG GTACGGCCAGCGTTGCCAGGGCGTGGAGCTCAACCTTTGACAGCCTGGTTGAACAAAAGATCTCTGGCTTCTTTAAAGCCTCCATGGCAATGAAGGTGCCAGGGGGAGTTCTGGCAGGGTACCCCGACCTGTTTGccctcatcctcatcctgcTGCTCACTG GACTTCTGGCCTTTGGCGTGAGCGAGTCGGCGCTGGTGAATAAGATCTTCACAGGCATCAATCTGGTGGTTCTTGGCTTCGTTATCATCTCTGGCTTCGTTAAGGGGAACACAGCCAACTGGAAACTGACGAAAGACGACTACCTCAGCTACATAAACCAGACCAACCGCAGCGGGGTTTCAAA GATTGATGAAGAGTTTGGCGTGGGTGGTTTTGCTCCGTTTGGCCTCACTGGAGTCCTGTCTGGTGCAGCCACCTGCTTCTATGCGTTTGTGGGCTTTGACTGCATCGCCACAACAA GCGAAGAAGCAAAGAACCCCATGCGCTCCATACCTGTGGGCATCGTGGCCTCACTGCTGATCTGTTTTTTCGCCTACTTtggtgtgtctgctgctctaaCCCTGATGATGCCGTACTACCAGCTGAACACTAATAGTCCTCTGCCCGAGGCCTTCAGCTACGTCGACTGGGCTCCTGCCAGATACATCGTGGCCGTGGGCTCTCTCTGCGCTCTGTCCACCAG TCTCCTCGGCTCTATGTTCCCCATGCCCCGTGTGATCTACGCCATGGCGGAAGATGGGCTGCTGTTCCGTATTCTGTCCAGGATGAACACTCGCACAAAGACTCCTCTCCTGGCGACCATTGCTTCGGGCATCGTTGCAT CTCTGATGGCCTTCCTGTTCGACCTTGCCGCTCTAGTTGACCTCATGTCCATTGGCACCCTGTTGGCGTACTCTTTAGTGGCcatctgtgtcctcatcctcaG GTATCAGCCAGGCAGCCTGAGTTCGTCCAGCCAGACGGagaagctggtggagctggtggaaGGGGAGAAGGTGGCCGTAAGCGGAGGTGACAGCGGGGACGAGTACGGCATGGAGACGGAGGACAGGCCACTCCGAGAGACGTTCACCGCCAAGCTGCTCTTCTGCCCAAGTGGAAAGATCCCGACCAAGATCTCTGGGAACATTGTCTACACAACCACTGCTATCATCT CGGTTCTCATCACTGTACTGTGCATTATCCTGGCCAACTGTCTCTCACAGCTGCTGGACGGGCAGTCAGCCGTCATAGTACCCTGTGTCATACTGACTCTGCTCTGTGGCGTCtgtgtcatcatcatcgtcaggCAGCCTGAGAGCAAAGAGGCTCTTACCTTCAAG GTCCCTCTGCTTCCTTGGTTGCCCTTGTTCAGTGTCTTCGTCAACATTTACCTCATGATGCAGCTGGACCGGAGTACATGGTGCCGCTTCGCCGTCTGGATGATTATCG GTTTCCTCATCTACTTCTGCTACGGTATTAGGAACAGCAGCGAAGCTGCCAACAGGTCGTCCCCGCGCAGATACGAGCCTGCGCTGCAGACCAAGAGCCCAATTTACAAAGGCGCTCCTGACGACAGTGACGTGGAAGCAGGCAGCAGCCCTTGA
- the LOC139212743 gene encoding ras-related protein Rab-39B-like, with translation METIWLYQFRLIVIGDSTVGKSCLIRRFTEGRFAQVSDPTVGVDFFSRLVEIEPGKRIKLQIWDTAGQERFRSITRAYYRNSVGGLLLFDITNRRSFQNVHTWLEEAQSHVQPHTIVFLLVGHKCDLEAHRQVTQQEAEKLAGAFGMRYVETSARDAINVEKAFVDLTRDIFELVRSGDIKIQDGWEGVKSGFVPNTVHSSEEVTKGSRQCLC, from the exons ATGGAGACGATATGGCTCTATCAGTTTCGTCTGATCGTCATCGGAGACTCCACGGTCGGCAAGTCGTGTCTGATCCGGAGGTTCACTGAGGGCCGCTTCGCCCAGGTGTCGGACCCGACCGTGGGGGTGGACTTCTTCTCCCGCCTGGTGGAGATCGAGCCGGGCAAGAGAATCAAACTGCAGATCTGGGACACCGCGGGGCAGGAGAGGTTCAG GTCGATCACCAGAGCTTATTACCGTAACTCAGTGGGCGGGCTCTTACTCTTCGACATCACAAACCGCCGTTCCTTCCAGAACGTCCACACCTGGCTGGAGGAGGCCCAGAGCCACGTCCAGCCGCACACCATCGTCTTCCTGCTGGTCGGGCACAAGTGTGACCTGGAGGCCCACCGTCAGGTGACCCAGCAGGAGGCGGAGAAGCTGGCGGGGGCGTTCGGGATGCGCTACGTGGAGACGTCAGCACGAGACGCTATCAACGTGGAGAAG GCGTTTGTGGATCTGACGAGGGACATCTTTGAGCTGGTGCGGAGTGGCGACATCAAGATCCAGGATGGCTGGGAGGGCGTCAAGAGCGGATTTGTTCCCAACACCGTCCACTCCTCCGAGGAGGTCACCAAGGGCAGCCGGCAGTGCTTGTGCTGA
- the LOC139213311 gene encoding cytokine receptor common subunit gamma-like isoform X1, translating to MPTRLLLLLCLTGHVFAEKPPDVDCLVMDLKYVRCSWNMLGTPEVNYTFYSWSNNNRNISECTHYLSEKNINTGCDHFYDPSQKTFHFMQFHTKLVYGNNTDVKDHNLKMKVKLNPPINLTVQKGSDGNLWYYWNQTASKCVESDVRFNVNNNNKWGTSKVSTGKQSFCINLPSSSSQYVLQVRSKMAYSCGDSLFWSNWSEPVVWGSNNSTDTSQMNGSVSVWTLVLYVLGATTLILLAMMLLYHERIRIVLIPVVPKPFRDNIEDLKDQLSKGLKESYKANYNERACPVREYCHVSQSDSESCDSSTFSVTTDQTNCSVSIPVDESCPSTPCNSSISSVVVSSQEVEQVSV from the exons ATGCCCACTAGACTGCTTCTGCTTCTCTGCCTCACAGGACATGTGTTTGCCGAAAAACCACCTG ATGTCGACTGTTTGGTGATGGATCTGAAATATGTTCGCTGTTCTTGGAATATGCTGGGGACTCCAGAGGTCAACTACACCTTCTACAGCTG GTCcaacaataacagaaatatCAGTGAGTGCACCCACTATCTGTCAGAGAAGAACATAAACACTGGATGTGACCACTTCTACGACCCCTCACAGAAGACGTTCCACTTCATGCAATTTCACACCAAGCTGGTGTATGGCAACAACACTGATGTGAAAGACCATAATCTTAAAATGAAAG TCAAGTTAAATCCACCAATCAACCTGACAGTCCAGAAAGGATCTGACGGTAATCTGTGGTACTACTGGAACCAGACTGCCTCAAAATGTGTGGAGAGTGACGTTCGCTTcaatgtcaacaacaacaacaagtgGGGA ACTTCTAAGGTCAGTACTGGGAAGCAGAGTTTCTGCATCAACTTGCCCTCCAGCAGTTCCCAGTATGTGCTGCAAGTGCGGAGCAAAATGGCGTACTCCTGTGGAGACTCTTTGTTTTGGAGTAACTGGAGTGAGCCTGTGGTCTGGGGGTCCAACAACAGCACAG ACACTTCTCAGATGAATGgttcagtgtctgtgtggaCACTAGTGCTGTATGTGCTGGGTGCTACAACCCTCATCCTACTGGCCATGATGTTGCTGTACCATGAAAG GATTAGGATCGTCCTCATCCCCGTGGTTCCCAAGCCCTTCCGTGACAACATTGAG GATTTAAAGGATCAACTCTCCAAAGGCCTGAAAGAAAGTTACAAAGCTAACTACAACGAACGCGCCTGTCCCGTCCGGGAGTACTGCCACGTCTCCCAGTCCGACAGCGAGAGCTGTGACAGCTCCACCTTCTCTGTTACCACCGACCAAACCAACTGCTCCGTCTCCATCCCTGTGGACGAGTCATGCCCATCCACCCCCTGCAACTCCTCCATCTCCTCGGTTGTAGTCTCTTCCCAAGAGGTGGAGCAGGTTTCTGTTTAA